The following are encoded in a window of Paenibacillaceae bacterium GAS479 genomic DNA:
- a CDS encoding ribose-5-phosphate isomerase, protein MNFKEAAGVQAADVVTSGMKVGLGTGSTVYYTILELGRRMKEEGLQFTGVPTSEATEKLALELGIPLAELSELEPLDVTIDGADEVSDSLDLIKGGGAAHFREKMVAAVSKRLVIVADESKAVAKLGAFTVPVEVAVYGWRSTARRVEAEGCVAVRRERNGEPVLTDNGNYILDCDFGLIADPGAVDRKLKSLLGVLETGLFVGMTDTVYVAGPQGVRVLKQQAGE, encoded by the coding sequence ATGAACTTCAAGGAAGCGGCGGGTGTACAAGCAGCCGATGTTGTAACAAGCGGCATGAAGGTTGGTCTGGGAACCGGATCCACCGTTTATTATACGATTCTGGAGCTGGGACGCCGGATGAAGGAAGAGGGGCTGCAGTTCACCGGTGTGCCGACTTCGGAGGCGACGGAAAAACTAGCTTTAGAGCTGGGCATTCCACTGGCGGAGCTATCGGAGCTTGAGCCGCTGGACGTGACGATCGATGGCGCGGATGAGGTCAGCGACAGCCTCGATCTGATCAAGGGCGGCGGCGCGGCGCATTTTCGGGAGAAGATGGTGGCGGCTGTTTCAAAAAGGCTTGTCATCGTGGCGGATGAGTCCAAAGCCGTCGCCAAGCTCGGCGCGTTCACCGTACCTGTGGAGGTTGCCGTCTACGGCTGGCGGTCCACCGCGCGCCGTGTGGAAGCAGAAGGATGCGTCGCTGTACGCCGTGAGCGGAACGGCGAGCCAGTCCTCACTGACAACGGGAACTACATTCTTGATTGCGACTTCGGCCTTATCGCAGACCCCGGCGCGGTCGACCGCAAGCTCAAATCGCTGCTCGGTGTCCTGGAGACAGGCCTGTTCGTTGGTATGACGGATACGGTTTATGTCGCTGGTCCACAGGGCGTACGCGTTCTGAAACAGCAGGCAGGTGAATAG